A stretch of DNA from Acidimicrobiales bacterium:
GACACCTATGACGCCGCCCTGCTCGACGTGGCCCAGGACCACCTTCTCTGGCTGCTCGCCGAGACGAGCCTGTTCGACGACCACGACCTGGTCTTCAAGGGCGGGACGTCGTTGCGCAAATGCCGGCTCGGCGGCGCCGGCAGGTTCTCCACCGACTTGGACTTCGCCGCCCCTGACGACGACACCG
This window harbors:
- a CDS encoding nucleotidyl transferase AbiEii/AbiGii toxin family protein, which produces MPPVTLNRALVLRHGAGRSDTYDAALLDVAQDHLLWLLAETSLFDDHDLVFKGGTSLRKCRLGGAGRFSTDLDFAAPDDDTVLAVCEVVDGVAVSGFRFSLIATRGDGRHWSLTVNHPDLGRPH